Proteins found in one Phocoena sinus isolate mPhoSin1 chromosome 5, mPhoSin1.pri, whole genome shotgun sequence genomic segment:
- the LOC116754333 gene encoding LOW QUALITY PROTEIN: ribulose-phosphate 3-epimerase-like (The sequence of the model RefSeq protein was modified relative to this genomic sequence to represent the inferred CDS: inserted 1 base in 1 codon), protein MASGCRIGLSILNSELASLGAECLRMLDSGADYLHLDVMDGHFVPNVTFGHPVVESLRKQIGQDPFFDMHMMVSRPEQWVKPMAVAGANQYTFHLEATENPGALIKDIRENGMKVGLAIKPGTTVEYLAPWANQIDMALVMTVESGFEGQKFMEGMMPKVHWLKTQLPSLDIEVDDGVGPVTIHKCAEXNMIVSGSAIMRSEDPRSVINLLRSVCSEAAQKRSLDR, encoded by the exons ATGGCGTCCGGCTGCAGGATTGGCCTGTCCATCCTCAACAGCGAACTGGCCAGTTTAGGGGCAGAGTGCCTTCGGATGCTGGACTCTGGGGCCGATTATCTGCACCTGGATGTAATGGACGGGCATTTTGTTCCCAACGTCACCTTTGGTCACCCTGTGGTAGAAAGCCTCCGAAAGCAGATAGGCCAGGACCCTTTCTTTGACATGCACATGATGGTGTCCAGGCCGGAACAGTGGGTAAAACCAATGGCTGTAGCAGGAGCCAATCAATATACTTTTCATCTCGAGGCTACTGAGAACCCGGGGGCTTTGATCAAAGACATTCGGGAGAATGGAATGAAGGTTGGCCTTGCTATCAAACCAGGAACTACAGTTGAGTATTTGGCACCATGGGCTAATCAGATAGATATGGCCTTGGTTATGACAGTGGAATCTGGATTTGAAGGGCAGAAATTCATGGAAGGTATGATGCCAAAGGTTCACTGGTTGAAGACCCAGCTCCCGTCTTTGGACATTGAGGTTGATGATGGAGTAGGTCCTGTCACCATCCATAAATGCGCAG CTAACATGATTGTATCTGGCAGTGCCATTATGAGGAGTGAAGACCCCAGATCTGTGATCAACCTGTTAAGAAGTGTTTGCTCAGAAGCTGCTCAGAAACGTTCTCTCGATCGATGA